One genomic window of Roseinatronobacter monicus includes the following:
- a CDS encoding HlyD family efflux transporter periplasmic adaptor subunit, which yields MTRQQHRQNGGQDAAKGPDSVPATDALGGVHIAHERPAPETEPHVIAPLILALADGTRLVARNWWLGGISDAVLAGHDLAGARMEIPFQGIDVGFPVALEAVDDDGPWLFKNLTGRQREALGLFYQNLLTGKMATTGEMITALDTPVDLIPMGETAQEQAAGQALAKPRLLRVMFNIIWYVGLFCLLVGFLGSFAWSRIEGIPLSHARVYAERQELRAPREGYLQRAASAQRHVAEGTILARLQDPEVEAALEDVQSRIDVLDARITEGRERLTLHLSMREAVRETLGRLYSDAAMARFDAGISIRPGDYNDQRTRLEQELRGFETDLARAVSEMRTLRQQRTSMQITSPTGGLVAEWLAADGQYMRMGDTLAIYETYAPRVIRGWLDDRRGGSVRPGMRAEIRLPERDPETRITGRVTTVEAGANPAEPDRFGLIVTIEAVGLDADETRARLRFNAPTEVVVKRGLLARWFGTGG from the coding sequence ATGACACGCCAGCAGCATCGCCAGAACGGCGGCCAGGACGCGGCCAAAGGGCCAGACAGCGTTCCGGCCACGGATGCGCTTGGTGGTGTTCATATCGCGCATGAGCGTCCCGCGCCCGAGACAGAGCCGCATGTCATTGCCCCGCTGATCTTGGCGCTGGCCGACGGCACCAGGCTGGTGGCGCGCAACTGGTGGCTCGGCGGCATCTCTGACGCGGTCCTTGCCGGACATGATCTGGCCGGTGCCAGGATGGAAATCCCGTTTCAGGGCATCGACGTGGGTTTCCCAGTTGCGCTCGAGGCTGTGGACGATGACGGCCCGTGGTTGTTCAAGAACCTCACCGGCCGCCAACGCGAGGCATTGGGGCTGTTCTATCAGAACCTCCTCACCGGAAAGATGGCCACGACGGGAGAGATGATCACCGCACTGGACACCCCTGTCGACTTAATTCCGATGGGCGAGACGGCGCAGGAACAGGCCGCGGGCCAGGCGCTGGCCAAACCCAGGCTGCTGCGTGTCATGTTCAATATCATTTGGTATGTCGGGCTTTTCTGCCTTCTCGTTGGCTTCTTGGGATCGTTTGCCTGGTCCCGCATCGAGGGCATCCCCCTGTCACATGCACGGGTTTATGCCGAGCGGCAGGAATTGCGCGCCCCTCGCGAAGGCTATCTGCAAAGGGCCGCTTCTGCCCAAAGGCACGTTGCCGAGGGCACGATACTGGCCCGCCTGCAGGATCCCGAGGTCGAGGCTGCGCTGGAAGATGTCCAATCCCGGATTGACGTGCTGGACGCCCGCATCACCGAGGGGCGAGAGCGCCTCACCCTTCACTTATCCATGCGTGAGGCGGTTCGCGAGACGCTCGGAAGGCTTTACTCCGATGCCGCCATGGCACGTTTCGATGCCGGTATTTCGATCCGCCCGGGCGACTACAACGATCAGCGGACAAGGTTGGAACAGGAACTGCGCGGCTTCGAGACCGATCTGGCCCGTGCAGTCTCGGAGATGCGCACCCTGCGTCAGCAGCGCACTTCAATGCAGATAACGTCCCCGACCGGGGGTCTTGTCGCCGAATGGTTAGCGGCAGATGGCCAGTATATGCGCATGGGTGATACGCTCGCGATCTACGAGACGTATGCGCCGAGGGTCATTCGGGGGTGGCTTGACGATCGGAGGGGCGGTTCGGTCAGGCCGGGCATGCGGGCCGAGATCAGGCTGCCAGAACGCGATCCGGAAACCCGGATCACCGGTCGCGTCACCACGGTAGAGGCCGGTGCGAACCCCGCCGAGCCGGATCGTTTCGGCCTCATTGTGACCATCGAGGCGGTAGGGCTGGATGCAGATGAAACCCGCGCGAGACTGCGCTTCAATGCGCCGACGGAGGTGGTCGTGAAACGTGGACTTCTGGCGCGCTGGTTCGGAACAGGGGGCTGA
- a CDS encoding IS630 family transposase (programmed frameshift) translates to MGAALALRTDYDGMKLRELARKTKDANQARRLLALAEIYDGGRRSDAARIGGVGLQIVRDWVERFNARGPDGLINGKAPGQQSKLNDEQRRALAAIVESGPTLSVHGVVRWRLSDLRKWIADTFGISLHETSISRELRALGYVKLTARPRHHAQDTAALEDFKKGFAAAVAKLRARLLQGTVIEVWFQDEARVGQKNKITRRWAKRGTRPSAPHDQRTSSSYIFGAICPALGKAAGLVLPACNTEAMALHLAEISQTVAPKAHGAVLVDQAAWHMTDKLVIPDNITIIPIPAKCPELNPVENIWQFMRDNWLSNLIFETYEDIVDHCCKAWNKLVSMPDTITSIGTRDWAQEF, encoded by the exons ATGGGCGCAGCGCTCGCGTTACGGACAGACTACGACGGCATGAAGTTGAGAGAACTTGCGCGAAAGACAAAGGATGCCAACCAAGCCCGCAGGCTTTTGGCGCTGGCGGAGATCTATGATGGCGGTCGGCGCAGCGATGCTGCTCGGATTGGTGGTGTTGGCCTACAAATTGTCCGTGACTGGGTGGAGCGGTTTAATGCCCGCGGGCCTGACGGCTTGATCAACGGCAAAGCTCCTGGTCAGCAGTCTAAGCTTAACGATGAGCAGCGCAGGGCGCTTGCTGCAATTGTTGAGAGCGGTCCGACCTTATCGGTCCATGGGGTCGTCCGCTGGCGCCTGAGTGATCTGAGGAAATGGATTGCAGACACATTTGGGATTTCACTTCACGAGACGTCGATAAGCCGGGAACTCAGGGCGCTTGGTTATGTCAAACTCACAGCACGCCCGCGCCATCACGCGCAAGATACAGCCGCACTGGAGGACTTT AAAAAAGGGTTTGCAGCCGCAGTAGCAAAGCTCCGCGCACGGCTCCTGCAAGGCACTGTGATCGAAGTCTGGTTCCAAGATGAAGCGCGTGTCGGCCAGAAAAACAAGATCACGCGCCGATGGGCGAAGCGCGGTACGCGACCTTCCGCCCCACATGATCAGCGCACGAGTTCAAGCTACATCTTTGGAGCGATTTGCCCAGCCCTCGGGAAAGCTGCAGGTCTTGTGCTGCCAGCGTGCAATACCGAAGCGATGGCCCTGCATCTTGCTGAAATCTCCCAAACTGTCGCACCCAAAGCACATGGGGCTGTGCTCGTGGATCAAGCCGCATGGCACATGACTGACAAGCTGGTCATTCCGGACAACATCACCATCATCCCGATCCCCGCAAAATGCCCAGAACTCAATCCAGTCGAAAACATCTGGCAATTCATGCGAGACAACTGGCTATCAAACCTCATCTTCGAAACCTATGAAGACATCGTAGATCATTGCTGCAAGGCTTGGAACAAATTGGTCAGCATGCCCGACACAATCACCTCCATTGGAACCCGCGACTGGGCTCAAGAGTTCTGA
- a CDS encoding phosphomannomutase, which produces MTLHDPQSFIPMHCFKAYDIRGRLGDELNDGIARRVGRAFAGVLAARRVVVGRDCRASSCALQAAVIEGLLEAGVEVLDLGLCGTEEMYFATSHFDACGGIEVTASHNPMDYNGMKMVGRGSAPLDPDTDMRAIRHLAETGAFATLRSGGHVIVAKDTRSAYVERVLSFVDIAALRPLKIVVNAGNGAAGPTFDAIAEDLNARSAPFDFIRLHHAPDGQFPNGIPNPLLPENQPVTANAVVAHKADFGVAWDGDFDRCFLFDHEGNFVPGEYVVGLLARIFLAKEPGTTIIHDPRVVWNTLDVISQSGGKAQVSRTGHAFLKQALRDTGAVYGGEMSAHHYFRDFMACDSGMIPWLMIAELIGRTGRSLADLVTAARVSFPSSGEINFRVTDPAAAMRRVENALVADAEEVDRLDGLSLSFADWRLNLRMSNTEPLLRLNVERRGNANALKLHIAQIKALIEG; this is translated from the coding sequence ATGACCCTTCATGATCCCCAATCATTTATTCCCATGCATTGCTTCAAAGCTTACGACATTCGTGGACGCCTTGGCGACGAGTTGAACGATGGCATTGCCCGACGGGTCGGGAGGGCCTTTGCCGGGGTTCTGGCCGCGCGCCGGGTTGTTGTGGGGCGTGATTGTCGAGCATCGTCCTGTGCATTGCAGGCGGCGGTGATCGAGGGGTTGCTCGAAGCAGGCGTGGAAGTGCTCGACCTGGGGCTGTGCGGCACGGAAGAAATGTACTTTGCCACCAGCCATTTCGATGCATGCGGGGGGATTGAGGTCACCGCCTCTCACAATCCGATGGACTACAATGGCATGAAGATGGTCGGGCGCGGCTCTGCACCGCTGGATCCCGACACTGACATGAGAGCGATCCGGCATCTGGCGGAAACCGGAGCCTTCGCCACGCTACGCTCTGGAGGACACGTGATCGTCGCCAAGGATACAAGGTCCGCCTATGTCGAACGGGTTCTGTCTTTCGTCGATATTGCCGCACTGCGCCCGCTTAAGATTGTGGTCAATGCCGGCAACGGTGCGGCAGGTCCGACATTTGACGCGATCGCCGAAGACCTGAACGCGCGCAGCGCACCTTTCGATTTCATACGCTTGCACCATGCGCCCGACGGCCAGTTTCCCAATGGAATACCCAACCCTCTTTTGCCAGAGAACCAGCCAGTTACGGCAAATGCCGTGGTCGCCCATAAGGCGGATTTCGGTGTTGCTTGGGATGGTGATTTCGACCGGTGCTTTCTGTTCGATCACGAAGGCAACTTCGTGCCAGGGGAATACGTCGTTGGCCTTCTGGCGCGTATCTTTCTGGCAAAGGAACCGGGGACAACCATCATTCATGACCCGCGCGTGGTCTGGAATACTCTGGACGTGATCTCGCAAAGCGGTGGAAAGGCGCAGGTGTCGCGCACCGGTCACGCTTTTCTGAAGCAGGCGCTGCGCGATACTGGTGCGGTTTATGGTGGCGAGATGAGCGCGCATCACTACTTTCGCGATTTCATGGCCTGCGACAGCGGAATGATTCCCTGGCTCATGATCGCCGAACTGATCGGGCGCACGGGGCGCAGCCTTGCTGATCTGGTGACAGCAGCGCGCGTGTCTTTTCCGTCCTCGGGTGAGATCAACTTCCGCGTTACAGACCCCGCAGCCGCGATGCGACGCGTCGAGAACGCTCTTGTCGCTGATGCCGAGGAGGTCGATCGGCTTGACGGGCTATCGCTCAGTTTCGCCGACTGGCGGTTGAACCTGCGCATGTCCAACACCGAACCATTGCTCCGCCTCAATGTCGAAAGGCGCGGAAATGCCAATGCACTCAAGCTGCATATCGCGCAAATCAAGGCGCTGATCGAGGGCTAA
- a CDS encoding mannose-1-phosphate guanylyltransferase yields MTQITPVLLCGGSGTRLWPVSRKAMPKQFTRLLGQDTLYQAALTRLSGPGWEAPMVVTSEAYLGMACDQAVAAGVVPADFLVEPSARNTAPAILAAALHLAATDPDALLLIAPSDHAIPDARAFRDAVMVGAGPARNGQIVTFGICPTRAETGYGWLEMTEVPDDFAPRPMSLAGFVEKPHAARAEQMLAAGRYLWNAGIFLASAQTLITAFETHARGLMLPVRCALADATHRHGIVRLASGPWARAEDISVDYAVMERADNLCVVPFSAGWSDLGDWNAIWREGSSDESGVIIDGDVTAIDCHDSLLRSEVSGLELVGVGLTDIVAVAMGDTVLIAHRDRAQDVKEAVARLKAREAAQAEGFVTDADQWSRTEAEGMQYASRCVQITQSTEKTVPASAPETRWTVLAGRAFVSFPNEVVALTKGTSVSRQQGVAAQIRNPDNAPLVLLEVQEHRLTQKVAEHPTPFAIAAE; encoded by the coding sequence ATGACCCAGATTACACCAGTGCTTCTGTGCGGCGGATCCGGAACCCGCCTCTGGCCCGTCTCACGCAAGGCCATGCCAAAACAATTCACCCGACTTCTCGGTCAAGACACGCTCTATCAAGCCGCGCTGACGCGCCTGTCAGGACCTGGATGGGAGGCGCCCATGGTCGTAACGTCCGAGGCCTATCTCGGTATGGCGTGCGATCAGGCCGTGGCGGCGGGTGTCGTGCCAGCGGATTTTCTGGTGGAGCCGAGTGCGCGAAACACGGCACCCGCCATTCTTGCCGCAGCGCTGCATTTGGCCGCAACAGACCCTGACGCATTGCTGCTCATCGCACCGTCCGATCATGCGATCCCCGATGCACGCGCCTTTCGTGATGCCGTTATGGTCGGGGCGGGCCCGGCCCGCAACGGACAGATCGTCACCTTCGGCATATGTCCGACGCGTGCGGAAACCGGCTATGGGTGGCTGGAAATGACGGAGGTGCCGGATGATTTCGCACCGCGCCCGATGTCGCTTGCAGGATTTGTTGAAAAGCCCCATGCGGCGCGAGCGGAACAGATGCTGGCCGCTGGCCGTTATCTGTGGAACGCCGGTATTTTCCTCGCGTCAGCCCAAACACTGATCACCGCCTTTGAAACACATGCGCGCGGCCTGATGTTGCCCGTGCGCTGTGCATTGGCTGATGCGACGCATCGGCACGGCATTGTGCGGCTCGCATCCGGCCCTTGGGCGCGGGCAGAGGATATCTCTGTCGATTATGCGGTGATGGAGCGGGCGGATAACCTCTGTGTTGTCCCGTTTTCCGCAGGATGGTCGGATCTGGGTGATTGGAATGCGATTTGGCGTGAAGGCAGCAGCGATGAAAGCGGAGTTATCATCGATGGGGATGTGACAGCCATCGACTGTCACGACAGCCTGCTGCGCAGTGAAGTGAGCGGCCTGGAACTCGTGGGCGTAGGCCTGACCGATATCGTCGCTGTGGCAATGGGCGACACGGTGCTGATCGCGCACCGCGACCGAGCGCAGGATGTGAAGGAGGCAGTCGCACGCCTCAAGGCACGTGAGGCTGCACAGGCCGAGGGGTTTGTCACAGATGCAGATCAATGGTCGCGGACCGAAGCCGAGGGGATGCAGTATGCCAGCCGCTGCGTCCAGATCACGCAGAGCACAGAGAAGACCGTGCCAGCCTCGGCGCCTGAGACGCGCTGGACCGTGCTTGCTGGCCGGGCTTTCGTTTCGTTCCCCAATGAGGTCGTGGCGCTAACGAAAGGCACCAGCGTCTCGCGTCAGCAGGGCGTTGCGGCGCAGATACGCAATCCCGACAATGCGCCGTTGGTTTTGCTGGAGGTGCAAGAACACCGTTTGACACAAAAGGTGGCCGAACATCCGACACCCTTTGCCATCGCTGCCGAGTAG